One stretch of Hevea brasiliensis isolate MT/VB/25A 57/8 chromosome 12, ASM3005281v1, whole genome shotgun sequence DNA includes these proteins:
- the LOC110640438 gene encoding uncharacterized protein LOC110640438 produces MGGHGAVEAAKTVIEVADVAWKAMEFTHHHQLHNHNRENHESDTKRVSIDEELESLRSENQRLKNQLEQNLKLLQNLSESPCLLNDCPPDLYTRLVATVDSENFLARLKSLQQASANKTIIEFPFKEATGDDIHSAEILINVSCDEPSWWVWVTEEMVPNNVEEHSGIDDENYVVVTEEHVVDGVANFIAKCIVSNPKSKNMTPEELQKTVAKALGGVSKYGKMIDIWHAGQLFYTLATWGLTLWGLYRSRAILKLAAKGVQTTSKVCLRAL; encoded by the exons ATGGGAGGCCACGGCGCTGTAGAGGCGGCGAAGACGGTCATTGAGGTGGCCGACGTGGCCTGGAAAGCCATGGAATTTACTCATCACCACCAACTCCACAATCACAACCGCGAAAATCACGAAAGTGACACCAAGCGGGTGTCAATAGACGAAGAATTGGAGTCTTTAAGATCCGAAAATCAGCGCCTAAAGAACCAGCTTGAGCAGAATTTGAAACTTCTCCAAAACTTATCCGAATCACCTTGCTTGTTAAATGATTGCCCCCCTGAT CTATACACCCGCCTAGTTGCTACCGTGGATTCTGAAAACTTCTTGGCTCGACTTAAATCCCTTCAGCAGGCTTCAGCCAACAAAACTATCATTGAATTCCCCTTCAAGGAAGCTACAG GGGATGATATTCATTCTGCTGAAATTCTGATTAATGTCTCTTGTGATGAACCTAGTTGGTGGGTATGGGTCACAGAAGAAATGGTTCCCAACAATGTTGAAGAACACAGTGGAATTGATGATGAAAATTATGTAGTTGTTACTGAGGAACATGTGGTGGATGGGGTTGCCAACTTCATAGCTAAATGCATCGTGTCAAATCCAAAGTCTAAG AATATGACACCAGAGGAGTTGCAGAAGA CTGTGGCAAAAGCATTGGGTGGGGTGAGCAAATATGGGAAGATGATAGATATTTGGCATGCAGGACAGCTGTTTTATACCTTGGCTACCTGGGGACTTACCCTGTGGGG GCTGTATCGGAGTCGAGCTATACTAAAACTTGCTGCAAAGGGTGTTCAAACAACTAGCAAAGTCTGTTTAAGGGCACTCTGA